The DNA region GTTCCGCGAGGACCTGCTGCGCCCCATTCCGGCGCTGCTCACCCGGCTGGCCGAACTCATTCAGGCCCGTAACCGCTTTACCCCGGTGCAGGTGGGCCTTTTCCGCATTGAGGTCTGGGACCAGGACGAGGTGGTGTACCGCGAGGCGCTGCTCAACGCCCTGACCCACCGCGATTACACCCTGCGCGACGCCGTGCATGTGCATTACTTCCCCGACCGCCTGGAAATTATGAACCCGGGGGGGCTGCCCGGCGGGATTACCCCGGGGAACATCCTGCGCCACCAGCCCAAGCGGCGCAATCCGCTGCTGGCCGAGGTGCTGTCGCGCCTGGGGCTGGTGGAGCGCGCGGGCGTGGGCGTGGACAAGATGTACTCGCTGATGCTGCGCCACGGCAAGGAACCGCCAGAGTTCACCCCCTACCCCGACGCGGTCACCCTGGCGCTGCACAGCCCCGGCTTTGACGCCGAGTTCGTGCGCTTTGTGGCGAAGAAGCAAGAGGAGATGCAGACCCTCTCGCTGGACATGCTGATCGTGCTGTCGCTGCTGGCACGCGAGGGCGAGGCCACCCGCGCCCACCTGGCCCGCGCGCTGCAACTGCCCGAAGACCGCACGCCCCGGCTGCTGCGCGGCATGGAGGACCACGGCCTGATTGCCCGCGCGGGCGTGGGGCGCGGCATCGCCTACGTGCTGGGCGAGGAAGTGCGCGTGGCCCTGGGCCGCGAACGCGCCGTGCTGCCGGCCGCCCAGCCAGAGCTGCCCGCGCCTGTGGCCTCCGCACCAGCCCGGCCAGCACCAGCCCCCACCCCCGCCCGCCCCCGCCCCGAGCGCGACCCCGGCGCCCCCACCTCGGCCGAGGTGCGCGCCGCCGCCCTGACCCTGGCACGCGAACAGGGCCGGGTGCGCAACGTGGACCTGCGCGCCGCGTGTGGCCTGAACACCCAGCAGGCGTGGCGGGTGCTGCGCCGCCTCGTCCAGGACGGCCTGCTGCGCAAACTGGGCACCGGCACGCGCGACGCTGCCTATGAATTAACCCAAGGCGCCGGCCAACCGGCCTAACGATCACCCCGCCTTCTGAACCCAGCGCACTGGAGCGCCCCTCATGCATGGTGCGGGCAGCTTCAACATTCTGCATAGCATTGCCCAGTAAATCCGCTGTCCCTATGCGTTTTTCTTCCAATCGGCGCTCGGATTGGCAACTCCCGATCCAAGCACACCTCTTCCAACCACGGTTTCGTTCTTCCGCGCGCTGCTCAGGTTGAACAGGTTTTGTCGCTGCTCGGCCGCAATCCGTATCAGACAGCTTGGAACTGTTTCCATTGACAGGCTGGGGGCCGGCGTGTACGCTGAACGCTATCTGAAGTTCAGCAAGTGGAACCGCTTCATACCGGAAGCGGGCTGACCACCGGGTCGGCCGTCCACCCAAGGGGGATGCATGAAGAAAGCTGTTGCGCTGTTCAGCCTGTCCGCCGCCATTCTGGCCAGCTCTCACGCGGGCGCCGTGACCGTGACCCTGGCCTGCGGCGACGTGGGCCTTGAGCTGAAGATGTGTAAGGAGGGTGCCGCGCGCTGGGCCAAGAAGACGGGCAACACCGTCAAGGTCTTCGAGAGCCCCAAGCTGACCAACGACCGCCTGGGCCTGTACCAGCAGCAGCTGGCGGCCAAGAGCAGCGACATTGACGTCTACCAGCTGGACGTGGTGTGGCCGGGCCTGCTGGCCCAGCACTTCGTGGACCTGACCGGCAAGGTGCCGGCCAGCGAAGTGAACGCCCACTTCAAGGGCATCATTGACGCCAACACCGTGAACGGCAAACTGGTGGCCCTGCCCTGGTTCACCGACGCCGGGCTGCTGTACTACCGCACCGACCTGCTGAAGAAGTACGGCTTCAAGGCCGCCCCCAAAACCTGGACCGAACTGGCCCTGATGGCCAAGAAGATTCAGGACGGCGAGCGCAAGACCAACAGCGCCTTTAGCGGCTTTGTGTGGCAGGGCAAGAACTACGAGGGCCTCACCTGCGACGCCATGGAGTGGCTGGTGTCGTTCGGCGGCGGCACCATCGTGGACAGCACCGGCAAAATCACCATCAACAACGCCCAGGCCGCCAAGGCGCTGGACACCGCCGCCAGCTGGGTCAAGAGCATCAGCCCGGCCGGCGTCACCACCTACGACGAGGAAGCCGCGCGCGGCATCTTCCAGGCGGGCAACGCCGCGTTCATGCGCAACTGGCCCTATGCGTGGGCGCTGGGCCAAGGTAAGGACAGCAAGGTGGCCGGCAAGATCGGCGTGGCGCCGCTGCCCAGCGGGGGCGCGCGCAACGCCGCGACCCTGGGCGGCTGGCAGTTGGGCGTGAGCAGCTACTCCAAGAACCAGGACGCGGCCATCAGCCTCGTGCGCTACCTGACCAGCCCCGAGGAGCAGAAGATCCGCGCCATCCAGGGCACGTACAACCCCACCCTCCCGGCCCTGTACAAGGACAAGGACATTCTGGCGAAGAACCCCTTCTTCGGCAGCCTGTACAGCGTCTTTACCAGCGCGGTGGCTCGCCCGTCGGCCCCCACCAAGCTGAAGTACAACCAGGTGTCGCAGGCCTTCTCCACCGCCGTCAGCGACGTGCTGAACGGCAAGATGAAGGGGCAGCAGGCCGTGGCCAAGCTGGCCACCGACCTCGCCCGCATCAAGGGCCGGGGCTGGTAAACGGCGCGGGCCAGACCTGACGCGCACATGCGGGGGACACGCCCAGATCCGGGCTGTCCCCCCACGCTTATGCAGCCCCGCGCAGGGGCCCCCTGATGGCCCCACCCCCACACGCCCGTTTCAGGAGGTCCACGACCCATGACTGTCAACGCCACTGCCCCGGCGCGGCCCCGCCGCACGCGCGGCATTGAAGCGGCCCGCGCCCGGCAAGCCCTCTGGCTGCTGCTGCCCACCCTGATCGCTATTGCGCTGGTGGCGGGCTACCCGCTGTACCGCACCTTCTACTTCTCGCTGTTTGACGCCAACCTCACCAGCCCCGATCAGCGCACCTTTATTGGCCTGGACAATTTCTGGTTCACCACCGAAGACGGCGTGGCCGTGGGCTTCCTACAGGACCCCAAGTGGTGGGGGGCGGTGAAGAACACCCTCCTCTTTACGGTGGTCTCCGTGTTTCTGGAAACCGTGTTCGGCATGATTATCGCGCTGGTGGTCAACAGTGCCTTCAAGGGCCGGGGCCTGCTGCGGACCGCCATGCTGGTGCCCTGGGCGATTCCCACCGTGGTCTCGGCGCAGATGTGGGCATACCTCTACAACGATTCGTTCGGCCTGATCGGGCGCGGGCTGCTGGGTGGCCAGGCGGTGCTGGCGAACACCGACACCGCCATCTGGGCGCTGATCGCGGTGGACGTGTGGAAAACCACCTCGTTCATGGCCCTGCTGATTCTGGCTGGCCTGCAAAGCCTGCCGGGCGACATGTACGAGGCCGCCGATGTGGACGGTGCCAGCAAGTGGACCCAGTTCTGGCGCCTGACGCTGCCGCTGCTGCGCCCGGCCCTGCTGGTGGCGCTGGTGTTCCGCAGCCTGGACGCGCTGCGCGTGTTCGATGTGATGTCGGTGATGCTGGGCAACGTGAACGCGGCCAGCACCTCCATGACCGGCTACGCCCGGCAGGCCCTGATTGACAACCAGCTGCTGGGCATGGGCAGCGCGGTCAGCGTGGCGGTGTTCCTGATCATCATGGTGATCGTGGTGATCTACGTGACCGCCTTCCGCGTGAAGTTCGACTGAGGAGGGGCATGTCATGAACCTGAAAACCGCCAACCCCGCCCTGTACTACCTGCAGCGGACTGCCTTTTACCTGCTGGTGCTGCTGATCGCGGTCTATCTGCTGGCGCCCTTTGTGTGGGCCGTGCTGACCAGTTTGCGCTCGCCCGGCGACCTGTTCCTGACGCCCCGCGAATTCATTGCGGCGCCCACCACCCTGCAGAATTACGCGCAGGTCTTTTCCTACCCCAACTTTCAGCGTGGCCTGTTCTACAGCCTAATCGTGGCGGTGGGGTCAGTGCTGGTGAGCCTGCTCATCGGCTCCTTTGCCGCCTATGCTCTCGGCCGCTTCCGGTTCAAGGGCAAATCAGTCATCCTGTACATCATTCTGGGCGTGAGCGTCTTTCCGCAGATTGCCGTGCTGGGGGGGCTGTACTCTTTTCTTCAAGGCGCGGACAGCGCCCTGAATGCCGCGATTGAAGCCAGCTCGTCAGGCGTGCTTGACCGTGTGCTTGACGCTTTCAGGCTCTACAACCGTCCTCTGGGCCTGATCCTGTCGTATCTGATTTTCACCATTCCCTTCACGGTGTGGGTGCTGACCAGCTTTGTGCGGGACATCCCCGGCGAACTCGAAGAGGCCGCGCTGGTGGACGGTGCCTCGCCGCTGCAAACCCTGTTCCTGGTGCTGTTCCCGGTCATGATGCCCGCGCTGGTGACCACGGGGCTGCTGGCCTTTATTAACGCCTGGAACGAATACCTCTTCGCCCTGACCTTCACCAGCACCAACCGCACGGTGCCGGTGGTGATCGCCAACTACTCCGGCGCCACCCAGTTTGACCAGCCCTGGGGGCCCATCATGGCCGCCAGCATTGTGGTGACGGTGCCGCTCATCATTCTGGTGCTGGTGTTCCAGCGCAACATCGTCTCGGGCCTGACGGCCGGGGCGGTAAAGGGCTGAACCACCACAGGTCAACACGCGGCGGCGGCTTCCTGGATTGGAAGCCGCCGCCGCATTTCTCCTTCAGTTCAGGTGGCTCTCGGCCGCAGGCAGGCCACCGTAGGCCACCGCCACATCCCGCAGCAGCTGGCGGGCGAGGCTCAGCAGGGCGTCTTCGGTGTCCTGCTCCACGCGGAACACGCCGCTCTGGCCGTATTCGCCCTGAAAGGCCCCCGCCACCCAGCGCACCCGCACCAGCACCTCGCACAGCCCCAGCCGCAGCCACGCGGCATGAAAACTGCCGCTGGGCGGGGGCCGCAGGCGCACGGTGGGGTCGGTGGTGAAGTCTAGGGTGACGTTGTTCAGGGGCAAGCCCGGCCCACTGGCGGTGCGCAGGGCGTGGTACAGCGCGTTCAGGAACGCCTCGCACGCCCGCTGCTCCGACTGCCGCTGGCCCGCGCAGCGGCGGATCACCGCCTGCAGTTCGTCAAACTCGCTCATGGCACAGGGGGCTGGGCGAAGAGAGGCTCCACCCAGCCGGAAGGGCCCGTGGCTCATACGGATTCCGTCCATTTCCGTAACATCCAGAAAAGAGCTGGATGTTCCTCCAATTCCCGGAAATCCGTACCCTTTCCCTCTCCATCCGGTCGGAAAAATTCCATAACCCGTTACGGAATTTTTCGGAATCCGTATCAGTCCTCGCGGCCACTGGTGGCGTCGCCCATGTTGGTGCTGGGCGGGTCGCTGGCGTCCATGCTCTGGTGGCTGGCGATGTCCTGCTTGTCCAGCCCCTCGCGGCGGTACTGGCCGGGCGACTTGTTCTCCTGGTCCACCGCCGCCTCAATCTCGGCCTCGGCGCTGGGGCGGCCCATGAACTGCAGGTCCACATTGCTGATCTCGTTCTCGTGGCGCACGGTGCCCTCGGCCTGGGGCTGCGCGGACGGCGTGGGGGTGTGGTCCTCGTGCTTGGTCATGGCTGTACGCTACCGCTGGGCCGCGCGCCGCACCTGAACAGCTTCTTCATGCACCTTCACCGGGCAGGCCACCTGCGGGCGCCCCCGCCCTAGGGGTTCAGGTGCAGCACACTCTGGTTGCCGCGCAGCACGTACACCAGCACGCCCAGGCCAGAGAGCGCCGCCGCGCGCTGCTCCAGGGCGCGCACCGTGTCAGGGGGAGCACTCCACTGGCGCCGGGGCTGCTCGCCGGGTTCCAGGTAAAAACCCTCGGGGATGGCCACAATGCTCACGCGACTGGCGGTGGCGCGGGCGCGCAGGGCCTGCTCCACCAGTTCGGGGCCGGCACCCGCACTCAGGATGATCAAATTGCCCCCGGCGCGCACGGGCGGCAACTGGGGCGTGCCCCGGGTGGGGGCCAGGCGGGCCAGCACGCCCAGGGCGGCGCGCAGGGCCTGGGGCCCGCGCCCGCTGGGGGTCGCTTCGGGGCCGCTGGCTGCCGCCACAGGCAGGTTCAACTCCAGCGCCGCCTGCACCAGGCTGGCCCCCAGCCGCGCGGCGCTGTCGGCAAAGACCTCGCCGCCCCCGGTGGTGTCCACAAACACGGTGAGGCTGCTGGCGGCGGTGCGCTCCAGTTCGCGCACGGTCAGCGTGCCGGTGCGGGCCGACAGCCGCCAGTGCACCCGCCCCGGCGGATCGCCGGGCACGTACTCGCGCGCCCCACGCAGGCTGATGGGATCGTCCAGGCCCAGGCTGCGGCTGAGTTCCCCTTCGCTCAGCAGTGGGCGCAGCACCTCGGGCAGGCGCAGGCCGTGGGTGCCGGGAAAGACCTCCAGGGTGGTGGGTGGGGCCGGCAGCGGGGCGCTGCGCCAGAACAGCCCCAGCGGATCGGCCCACTGCAGGGTGGCCCCGGGCCACACGAACAGTCCCCGGCGGTTCAGCTGCAGCTCGGTGCGCCACTCGTGCGTGGTGTCCCCCTGGTGCAGCGCCCCCACCTCCAGCGGCTCGGCGGGCACCACCGCGCGCGGCGTGGGATCGCCGACCCGAACCCGCAGCAGGCGGCGACTGCGCACCCGCAGGGCCACGGTCAGGGGCACACTCTGGCCCTCGAACGCCGCTTCGGGCAGCGTGCGCGTGAGGGTGGCGGCGGGCGGGCGGCGCGACAGGGCCCACAGGCCCAGCGTGACCAGCCCCACCAGCCCCAGGTACAGCAGGGCGGCCAGCAGCGGGTTCATGGGGTCCCTGCAGAAGGGCCGCTGGCCTCAGCCACCGGGCCGGTCACCGGGCACCTGCCCCCACCGCCGCCGGGGCAGCGCCCGCTCCGGCAGACGCCGTTTCAGCCGGCACCGGCTCGCGGGCCAGCACCTCCTGCACGATGGCTTCGGCGGGCTGGCCCTGCAACCGGGCTTCAATCTTCAGGCTCAGGCGGTGGGCCAGCACTGCGCCGGCCACGCGCTGCACGTCATCGGGGGTCACAAAGGACCGCCCAGAGAGCCATGCCAGTGCCTGGGCCGACCCCTGCAGGGCGAGGCTGGCGCGGGGACCGCCGCCCAGCGCCACATGGGGGTGGGCGCGGGTGGCCGCACTGAGGCGGGCGATGTACGCCTGCACGGCCTCCGAGACGTACACGCCGCGCACCGCCCGCTGCGCGGCCAAGAGGTCGGCTGGGGCCACCACCGCCCCCAGCGCCGCGATGGGATGCTCGCCCTGCAGGCGCCCCAGCATCTGCACCTCTTCGTCCAGCGTGGGATAGCCCACCGAGAGCCGCAGCAGAAAACGGTCCAGCTGCGCTTCGGGCAGGCGGTAGGTGCCCTCGTGTTCCACTGGGTTCTGGGTGGCAATCACCACGAAGGGCCGGGCCAGCGGGTGGGTCACGCCGGACTCGGTGACCTGCCCCTCGCCCATGGCCTCCAGCAGCGCGGCCTGGGTTTTGGGGGTGGCGCGGTTGATCTCGTCGGCCAGCAGCAGGCCAGTAAAGATGGGACCCGGCACAAACTCGAATTCACCTGTGGCGGGCCGGTAGACACTTACGCCGGTCACGTCGCTGGGCAGCAGGTCCGGGGTGAACTGCACGCGGCGAAAGCCCAGCCCCAGGCTGAGGGCCAGGGCGCGCGCCAGCATGGTCTTGCCGGTGCCGGGGGCGTCTTCAAGCAGCACGTGGCCGCCAGCCAGAATGCCGGCCAGGGCCAGCCGGGTCACGTCTTCTTTGCCCACCAGCACCTGGGCGACATTGTGCAGAACGAGGCGGGCAAAGTCTGGGGTGGCTGCGGTCTGGGTCATGGGATGTCCTCGGGGGGGCTCAGGGTGGGGGCCAGGGTCTGGATGGTGCGGGCGGCCGCCTCGGCGGCGCTGGCGTCGTCGCCGGTCAGGTGTCCGCCGTAGCGCACGGGCTCGTAGGCGGCGGTCAGGGTCTGCAGGGGGGCGGCAAGCACCGGGTGCGCGGCGCCCAGGCGCGCGGCGTACCCAGCGGGGGTTTCGGCCGGGGCGCGGCCCAGTCCGGCGGCGGCCAGGGCGGCGCCCGCCTCGCGGTAGGCGCGGCGCACGCGGTGCAGGGCGGCGGCGCTGTCGGGGTGGGCGGCAGGGACTGTCTCCTCGGGCACTGTAGGCAGAGGGGCGCGGCCTGGCCCCTTCAGGCGCAGCAAGAGGGCGGCCAGGGCCAGAAACATAGCGGCCGTCACCCAAGGCAGCACCTGCAGCAGGGTGCCCAGCAGCGCGGCGCGGCCCCCCGGGGGCCCGGCCTCGGCGGCGCGGCGGCCCAGCCCCTCGGCCGCGGCCTGGTCCGGCAGGGCGGCGGGGCCGCCTGCCCCGCCCCAGTACAGCAGGGCGCCCGCCACCAGCCACGCCGCGCCCAGCACCAGCAGTCCGGCGGTCATCAGCCAGTCGGCCGGGTGGGGCCGGCCCTGGCGCTGCACCCGGCCCCACAGCAGCCGCGCGGCGGCCACCAGACACAGCAGCCCGGCCAGCAGCGTGAGTTCAGCGGGGAATCCCAGCTGCAAGGGCTTCAGGGGCGGGGTCTCTGGGGCGCTAAGGGTGGGCTGCTCCCCTGCTGGTCGCTTGGCCGGCACCGGCTGGGGGCGGGCGCCAGCAGCGGGGCGGGCGCTGGGGCCCGTGCCCACCGGCAGCGCGGTCCACAGCGGCGGCGCCGGGGGCAGCGCGGCCGCCAGCAGCGCGGTGACCAGCACGGCGGCGCCCACCCCCCACCACCACGCGCGGGGCTCAGGCAATTCGGGCGCGGCCGTGTGGTGGCTCTGGCGGGCCAGGGCGCCCCCCAGCAGGGCCAGCAGCGCCAGGGGGTGCGGCAGCAGCAGGCCCACCAGCAGCGGCGTCAGCAGGCCGCGCCGCTGCCCGTCTTCCAGGGCGCCCACCGCCCAGATCAGCGCGAACCCCAGCAGGCTGACCAGCACATACTGCGCGCTGAGGGCCAGCAGGGCGCCCGTGTGCCCCAGGGCGGCGGGCAGCGCCGTCAGAAAGCCCAGGCCCAGCACCAGCTGCGCAACCAGCACCCGCGCCGGTGCCCAGGCGGGCCAGCGCACGCTGAGGGCCAGCAGGGCCACCAATGCGGCCACCGTCCAGGCAGGCAGAACGCTAGCCAGGCACAGAGGCAGCAGCGCCACGCCGTAGGGCGTCAGGCGCTGGCCGGGTGAAAGAGGGACGGCGGCGCTTACCACGGCCGGTCCAGCGAGGCATTTGGCATGTCGGCGCAAGCATACGGCCTTGCGCGCCCGTCCGTGGCCAAATGTGGGCAGTCCAGGGCCAGGGCAGCCCCCACAGCCGCCCGCCCCGCTGGCCACAGGGGCGAGCGGGGCGGGCCAGAGGTCCGGACGGGGGGGCTGGGGTTAATCCAGGAAGTCGCGCAGCTTGCGGGTGCGGGATTCGTGGTACTTGAGCTTGCGCAGCGCCTTGTTTTCAATCTGGCGAATGCGCTCGCGGGTCACGCTGAAGCGCTGGCCCACCTCTTCCAGGGTATGCTCGCGGCCGTCCACCAGCCCCTTGCGGAACTTCAGGACCATCGCCTCGCGCTCGGTGAGCTTGGACAGGGCCTTTTCCAGTTCCTCGGAGAGCAGGGTCTTGGCGGCGTTCTCCACCGGGCTGTCCAGGTTCTCGTCGGGGATGAAGTCGCCGTAGAAGGAATCCTTTTCGTCACCGATGGGGGTTTCCAGGGACACCGGCTCCTGGCTGACCTTCTGCACTTCTTCCACCTTGGCGGCGTCCCAGCCGGGACCCATCGCCTCGGCGATTTCCTCGTAGGTCGCCTCGCGCGAGAGTTCCTGCTGCAGCTGCCGCGCGGTGCGGGTGAGCTTGTTGATGGTCTCGACCATGTGCACCGGAATGCGGATGGTGCGCGCCTGGTCGGCAATGGCGCGGTTGATGGCCTGACGAATCCACCACGTCGCGTAGGTCGAGAACTTGTAGCGGCGGCGGTACTCGAACTTTTCCACCGCGCGGATCAGGCCCTGGTTGCCCTCCTGAATCAGGTCCAGAAAGCCCAGACCGCGCCCGGTGTACTTCTTGGCAATCGAGACCACAAGGCGCAGGTTGGCCTCGATCAGGCCCTGGCGAGCGGCGGCGCCGTCCTCGGTCTGGCGCATCAGGCGGCGCCGGGCACGGTCGTCGAGGTCCAGGTCCTCTTCCAGCACCTTGCGCGCTTCCTCGCCTTCTTCAATGCGGCGGGCCAGCGCAATTTCCTCTTCGAGGGTCAGCAGCGGCACCCGGCCGATCTCGTGCAGGTACTGGCGCACCGGGTCGTTGGACACGGCGCGGGGCATGTCGTCGAAGTATTTCTCCTCGTCGTCATCCTGCGCGGCGGCCGCCACGGTGCCTTCTTCAGCGTCCACATCGTCGGCGTCGTCCTCGTCCTCGTCGAGGTCCTGCACCTCAATGTTCTGGCCAGCCAGGAACAGCTGCATGTCCTCGAAAGCGTCGGGGCTTTCGGGGTCCAGGCCCGCCGCTTCCAGGGCCGAGGCCAGCGCCGTGGCGATGTCCTCGCTGGAGAGCACGCCCGCCGCGCGGCCGGCTTTCAGCAGTTCCTGAATGCTGGGGTGGGCGTAGTACGGCTTCTCGGCCGGGCCGCCGCCCTTGGGGGCCGGGGCCGGCTTGGCGGCCTTGGCAGCTTTGGGGGCCGCCTTGCCGGCCTTCGCGGCGGGCTCGGGCAGGGCCGGACCTTCTTCGCCCCCTTCAGGGAGGTCGGCGGGGGCGGGGGCCGCTTTCTTGGCGGCTTTCGGCTTGTCGGCTTTGGGGGCCTTGGGCGCCGCGTCCTTGGGCTTGGGCGCGCTGGCCTTGGCGGCTTTCTTGGCGGGGGCCGGGGCAGCGCCGGCGCCCGGGGGGACCGGGGCGGCTTCGGGGGCGCTGGCTTCGGCGGGTGCGGGGGCGGCGCTGGCGGCGGGCACGCGGGCGCGGGCGCGCGCCGTGGTCTTGGGCGCCGCGCTGCCGGCCTCGGGGGCCTCAACTTTCTTGCGGGTGCGAACGGGAGAATCTGCCATGCGGCCTCCTGCAGGTGCGGGGATAGAAAACAGTTCGGTGGGAGTGCGCGGCTCCCCCCTGGGCCCGGCAAAGGGCGGCTGGGGGGGGCCAGCAGCGGAAAGCGCGTCAGTCTAGCAAACGGGCCGGGCGCGGCTGGAGAGCGGAAGCACGAAACGGACTGAGGGGGAGGCCAACAGACAGGATACGGGGCCGGGGGCGCAAAGGTTCCCGGGCCCCCGGGGGCACCCTCAGGCGGGGCGGGTCACTTTGAGCACCTTGAAGCCGCCCTCGCGCCGGGTCTGCTCCACTGGGCCCAGGCGCGCCAGCTCGGCCTCGTAGGGCAGCGGCTCGTTGGCGACCACGTAGAGGGTGCCCCCGGGCCGCAGGCGCCGCCCGGCCGCCGCCATGAATTCGCGCGCCACGTCCAGCACCACGCCGCGCCCCACATGAAAGGGCGGGTTGGTCAGGATCAGGTCGAAGGTCTGCTCGCCCAGCCCGGCGTCCACGTCCGAGTGAAGCACCTCGCCGCCTAAGCCGCTGGCCTGCAGGGTGGCCTGGGCGCTGCGCACGCTCTGCAGGTCGCCGTCCACCAGCACAGCCCGCGCGCCGCGCCGCGCAGCCCAGGCGCCGATCAGGCCCGCGCCGCAGCCCAGGTCCAGCGCGCCTTGGCCAGTCAGGTCAGGCTCGCCCAGGCTGTCCAGCAGCAGCGCCGTGGCCTTGTCCGGCCTGGCGGCGCTGAACACGCCGGGCAGGCCCACCACGGTCACGCCATACGCCTCGTAGCCTTCGGGCTCGGGGAGGGGGGGGGTGGGGCCGGGGCGGCGCACCAGCTTCGCCACGCGCATGCCGCCGTCGCGCGCCACGGTTTCGCCTGCACCGAAGGCGGCGCCCGCCAGACGCACGTAGCGGTCAAAGCCCTTGTCGCGGTCCCCGGCGAGGTACAGCGTGCCGCCCGGGGGCGTGCAGGCGTGGGCCCAGGCCACCTGCGCGGCGGCGTAGGCGTTGCCCC from Deinococcus multiflagellatus includes:
- a CDS encoding ATP-binding protein, encoding MTLDATDAISPLGVLPPPGPTCIHLPLNVTPQELARYAVGLANARGGTVLVGVDVVEQPQPPERDAGELHPLMVTHAIFELSGGRLTVNVQHHRLPGGLKVLAVFVPHAPYVLAAPDGSVIAWDGAHLVPVTPSAAEPVAAPDYTATVPPDASLADLDPAEVARLRSLGRRLSASALPDLDFLRELGLLLPSGGALRPTLAAILLAGTPAALRAHVPQAEVCFYHHATLDPEFQFREDLLRPIPALLTRLAELIQARNRFTPVQVGLFRIEVWDQDEVVYREALLNALTHRDYTLRDAVHVHYFPDRLEIMNPGGLPGGITPGNILRHQPKRRNPLLAEVLSRLGLVERAGVGVDKMYSLMLRHGKEPPEFTPYPDAVTLALHSPGFDAEFVRFVAKKQEEMQTLSLDMLIVLSLLAREGEATRAHLARALQLPEDRTPRLLRGMEDHGLIARAGVGRGIAYVLGEEVRVALGRERAVLPAAQPELPAPVASAPARPAPAPTPARPRPERDPGAPTSAEVRAAALTLAREQGRVRNVDLRAACGLNTQQAWRVLRRLVQDGLLRKLGTGTRDAAYELTQGAGQPA
- a CDS encoding ABC transporter substrate-binding protein, which codes for MKKAVALFSLSAAILASSHAGAVTVTLACGDVGLELKMCKEGAARWAKKTGNTVKVFESPKLTNDRLGLYQQQLAAKSSDIDVYQLDVVWPGLLAQHFVDLTGKVPASEVNAHFKGIIDANTVNGKLVALPWFTDAGLLYYRTDLLKKYGFKAAPKTWTELALMAKKIQDGERKTNSAFSGFVWQGKNYEGLTCDAMEWLVSFGGGTIVDSTGKITINNAQAAKALDTAASWVKSISPAGVTTYDEEAARGIFQAGNAAFMRNWPYAWALGQGKDSKVAGKIGVAPLPSGGARNAATLGGWQLGVSSYSKNQDAAISLVRYLTSPEEQKIRAIQGTYNPTLPALYKDKDILAKNPFFGSLYSVFTSAVARPSAPTKLKYNQVSQAFSTAVSDVLNGKMKGQQAVAKLATDLARIKGRGW
- a CDS encoding carbohydrate ABC transporter permease, whose protein sequence is MTVNATAPARPRRTRGIEAARARQALWLLLPTLIAIALVAGYPLYRTFYFSLFDANLTSPDQRTFIGLDNFWFTTEDGVAVGFLQDPKWWGAVKNTLLFTVVSVFLETVFGMIIALVVNSAFKGRGLLRTAMLVPWAIPTVVSAQMWAYLYNDSFGLIGRGLLGGQAVLANTDTAIWALIAVDVWKTTSFMALLILAGLQSLPGDMYEAADVDGASKWTQFWRLTLPLLRPALLVALVFRSLDALRVFDVMSVMLGNVNAASTSMTGYARQALIDNQLLGMGSAVSVAVFLIIMVIVVIYVTAFRVKFD
- a CDS encoding carbohydrate ABC transporter permease, with protein sequence MNLKTANPALYYLQRTAFYLLVLLIAVYLLAPFVWAVLTSLRSPGDLFLTPREFIAAPTTLQNYAQVFSYPNFQRGLFYSLIVAVGSVLVSLLIGSFAAYALGRFRFKGKSVILYIILGVSVFPQIAVLGGLYSFLQGADSALNAAIEASSSGVLDRVLDAFRLYNRPLGLILSYLIFTIPFTVWVLTSFVRDIPGELEEAALVDGASPLQTLFLVLFPVMMPALVTTGLLAFINAWNEYLFALTFTSTNRTVPVVIANYSGATQFDQPWGPIMAASIVVTVPLIILVLVFQRNIVSGLTAGAVKG
- a CDS encoding M-like protein; translation: MTKHEDHTPTPSAQPQAEGTVRHENEISNVDLQFMGRPSAEAEIEAAVDQENKSPGQYRREGLDKQDIASHQSMDASDPPSTNMGDATSGRED
- a CDS encoding DUF58 domain-containing protein is translated as MNPLLAALLYLGLVGLVTLGLWALSRRPPAATLTRTLPEAAFEGQSVPLTVALRVRSRRLLRVRVGDPTPRAVVPAEPLEVGALHQGDTTHEWRTELQLNRRGLFVWPGATLQWADPLGLFWRSAPLPAPPTTLEVFPGTHGLRLPEVLRPLLSEGELSRSLGLDDPISLRGAREYVPGDPPGRVHWRLSARTGTLTVRELERTAASSLTVFVDTTGGGEVFADSAARLGASLVQAALELNLPVAAASGPEATPSGRGPQALRAALGVLARLAPTRGTPQLPPVRAGGNLIILSAGAGPELVEQALRARATASRVSIVAIPEGFYLEPGEQPRRQWSAPPDTVRALEQRAAALSGLGVLVYVLRGNQSVLHLNP
- a CDS encoding AAA family ATPase, which translates into the protein MTQTAATPDFARLVLHNVAQVLVGKEDVTRLALAGILAGGHVLLEDAPGTGKTMLARALALSLGLGFRRVQFTPDLLPSDVTGVSVYRPATGEFEFVPGPIFTGLLLADEINRATPKTQAALLEAMGEGQVTESGVTHPLARPFVVIATQNPVEHEGTYRLPEAQLDRFLLRLSVGYPTLDEEVQMLGRLQGEHPIAALGAVVAPADLLAAQRAVRGVYVSEAVQAYIARLSAATRAHPHVALGGGPRASLALQGSAQALAWLSGRSFVTPDDVQRVAGAVLAHRLSLKIEARLQGQPAEAIVQEVLAREPVPAETASAGAGAAPAAVGAGAR
- a CDS encoding DUF4129 domain-containing protein — its product is MVSAAVPLSPGQRLTPYGVALLPLCLASVLPAWTVAALVALLALSVRWPAWAPARVLVAQLVLGLGFLTALPAALGHTGALLALSAQYVLVSLLGFALIWAVGALEDGQRRGLLTPLLVGLLLPHPLALLALLGGALARQSHHTAAPELPEPRAWWWGVGAAVLVTALLAAALPPAPPLWTALPVGTGPSARPAAGARPQPVPAKRPAGEQPTLSAPETPPLKPLQLGFPAELTLLAGLLCLVAAARLLWGRVQRQGRPHPADWLMTAGLLVLGAAWLVAGALLYWGGAGGPAALPDQAAAEGLGRRAAEAGPPGGRAALLGTLLQVLPWVTAAMFLALAALLLRLKGPGRAPLPTVPEETVPAAHPDSAAALHRVRRAYREAGAALAAAGLGRAPAETPAGYAARLGAAHPVLAAPLQTLTAAYEPVRYGGHLTGDDASAAEAAARTIQTLAPTLSPPEDIP
- the rpoD gene encoding RNA polymerase sigma factor RpoD, which gives rise to MADSPVRTRKKVEAPEAGSAAPKTTARARARVPAASAAPAPAEASAPEAAPVPPGAGAAPAPAKKAAKASAPKPKDAAPKAPKADKPKAAKKAAPAPADLPEGGEEGPALPEPAAKAGKAAPKAAKAAKPAPAPKGGGPAEKPYYAHPSIQELLKAGRAAGVLSSEDIATALASALEAAGLDPESPDAFEDMQLFLAGQNIEVQDLDEDEDDADDVDAEEGTVAAAAQDDDEEKYFDDMPRAVSNDPVRQYLHEIGRVPLLTLEEEIALARRIEEGEEARKVLEEDLDLDDRARRRLMRQTEDGAAARQGLIEANLRLVVSIAKKYTGRGLGFLDLIQEGNQGLIRAVEKFEYRRRYKFSTYATWWIRQAINRAIADQARTIRIPVHMVETINKLTRTARQLQQELSREATYEEIAEAMGPGWDAAKVEEVQKVSQEPVSLETPIGDEKDSFYGDFIPDENLDSPVENAAKTLLSEELEKALSKLTEREAMVLKFRKGLVDGREHTLEEVGQRFSVTRERIRQIENKALRKLKYHESRTRKLRDFLD